From the genome of Vicia villosa cultivar HV-30 ecotype Madison, WI linkage group LG2, Vvil1.0, whole genome shotgun sequence, one region includes:
- the LOC131650641 gene encoding floral homeotic protein AGAMOUS-like, translated as MGRGRITMELIQNEKARKTTFHKRKNGLLKKVNEFSILCDVDICVILYAPNFEGQGYVEPETWPRDTKEVERILEKYYNTTSDRRPKIYDVHEYYKERVKKIEFEVSKVRKDKLKLMYPTWDPSFDSIGGEDLRLLARILDAKLDACNQKMNMLKGDFKEKAIAQESHKVDQLMNAPYIASNSSNYYNLMQNNMPQPQIYPPPLMNINDKNLNSLGFFPFQIGQSSQSSSMLTNAQGCSYQVEPVESRYTQPYPYKQIDANCTNWSNQVNANVTYEPSIGTMKNNEAVENNENMLPYYYNGNATQSYPIAMHTLPHQNHQNLPHGYQLNGFYDMDFLQGHHIFNYMDGRK; from the coding sequence ATGGGCCGTGGAAGAATAACtatggaactcattcaaaatgagAAAGCAAGAAAGACAACCTTCCATAAGAGAAAGAATGGATTGTTGAAAAAAGTGAATGAATTTTCCATTCTTTGTGATGTTGATATTtgtgtaattctctatgctccaAACTTTGAAGGTCAAGGATATGTTGAACCTGAAACATGGCCTAGAGACACGAAAGAGGTAGAAAGAATACTTGAAAAGTACTATAATACTACGAGCGATAGACGTCCTAAGATCTATGATGTTCATGAGTATTACAAAGAGAGagtgaaaaaaattgaatttgagGTTTCCAAAGTGCGCAAAGATAAGTTAAAGCTCATGTATCCAACTTGGGATCCATCTTTCGATTCTATTGGAGGGGAAGATTTGAGGCTACTTGCTAGAATATTGGATGCTAAGCTTGATGCTTGTAATCAAAAGATGAATATGCTAAAAGGAGATTTTAAGGAAAAAGCAATAGCTCAAGAATCACACAAGGTTGATCAACTTATGAATGCTCCTTACATTGCTTCAAATTCAAGTAACTACTACAATCTCATGCAAAACAACATGCCTCAACCACAAATTTACCCTCCTCCATTGATGAATATTAATGATAAAAACCTAAACTCTTTAGGGTTTTTTCCATTTCAAATCGGGCAAAGCTCGCAGTCTTCTTCTATGCTTACCAACGCACAAGGTTGCTCATATCAGGTCGAGCCTGTGGAGAGTAGATATACGCAACCTTATCCATATAAGCAAATTGATGCTAATTGTACGAATTGGAGCAATCAAGTTAATGCTAATGTTACTTATGAACCAAGTATCGGTACGATGAAGAATAATGAAGCTGTTGAAAATAATGAAAACATGTTACCATACTATTACAATGGAAATGCTACGCAATCATATCCTATTGCTATGCATACTCTTCCTCATCAGAATCATCAAAACCTACCTCATGGATACCAACTTAATGGATTTTATGATATGGATTTTCTTCAAGGTCATCATATCTTCAACTATATGGATGGAAGGAAGTAG
- the LOC131647428 gene encoding delta(7)-sterol-C5(6)-desaturase-like, with protein sequence MENPTTDYRQFFIEDTDFYNRIVLGFFLPNYFWVPLPRFIQTWLRNYIGGVLLYFISGFLWCFVIYVWKRNVFLPKDAIPSRKAMLLQISVAMKAMPWYCMLPTFSEYLTEIGWTKSFPRFDNVGWVEYIGYLAIYMVIVEFGIYWMHRELHDIKPLYKYLHATHHIYNKQNTLSPFAGLAFHPLDGILQALPHSLALFIVPVHFIAHLALLFIEGVWTANIHDCIHGKLWPVMGAGYHTIHHTTYRHNYGHYTIWMDWMFGTLRDPEEDQGKAM encoded by the exons ATGGAAAACCCAACAACCGATTATCGCCAATTCTTCATTGAAGACACCGACTTCTACAATCGCATTGTTCTCGGCTTCTTCCTCCCAAACTACTTCTGGGTCCCCCTCCCTCGCTTCATCCAGACATGGCTTCGCAATTACATTGGCGGCGTTCTTCTTTACTTCATCTCTGGTTTCTTATGGTGCTTCGTTATTTACGTTTGGAAACGCAACGTTTTTCTCCCAAAAG ATGCGATTCCGTCACGTAAAGCGATGCTCTTGCAAATATCAGTTGCTATGAAAGCAATGCCTTGGTACTGTATGCTTCCGACTTTTTCAGAGTACCTGACAGAAATTGGGTGGACAAAGTCCTTTCCTAGATTCGATAATGTTGGCTGGGTTGAATACATTGGTTATCTAGCAATTTATATGGTTATTGTAGAGTTTGGTATATATTGGATGCACAGAGAGTTGCATGACATAAAACCGCTTTACAAATATCTTCACGCGACTCATCACATCTACAATAAACAGAATACGCTCTCCCCATTTGCTG GTTTGGCTTTTCATCCTCTTGATGGAATACTTCAAGCATTACCACACAGTCTAGCTTTGTTTATTGTTCCAGTCCATTTCATCGCACATTTAGCGCTCTTATTCATCGAAGGTGTTTGGACTGCAAATATTCACGACTGCATTCATGGAAAATTGTGGCCTGTTATGGGAGCTGGTTACCACACCATTCATCACACTACATACCGACATAACTACGGTCATTACACCATATGGATGGATTGGATGTTTGGTACTCTTCGCGACCCAGAGGAAGACCAAGGCAAAGCGATGTGA